Within the Staphylococcus argenteus genome, the region TAAATAATGTTGAGGTGATAACGTGTCAATTTTTAGCCAGTTTATAAAAAGATCTAGTCCTCAACAAGGTATTGTGTTGTATTACATTGTTGCCATTGTCGTTGCATTTTTATTATTAAACTTACCGTATGTTCATAAACCTGGTGTAGAAGTAAATCCTATTGACACTTTGTTTGTTGCTGTTTCTGGTATAAGCGTTACTGGGTTGTCTCCAATAAGTATTGTTGATACATACTCTACATTTGGTCAATTAATCATTCTCGTTATTTTAAATATTGGTGGGATTGGTGTAATGGCAATTGGTACGATGTTATGGGTTGTATTAGGGAAACACATTGGAATTAGAGAACGCCAGTTAATTATGTTAGATAATAATAAAAATACGATGAGTGGGACAGTAAAGTTAATTATCGATATTGTAAAATCAATATTTGTAATCGAACTTGTAGGTGCAATGCTATTGGCCTTTTACTTTTATCGGGATAATCCAGATTTAAAGTATGCAATCATGCAAGGGGTTTTTGTCTCCATTTCTGCAACAACAAATGGAGGATTAGATATTACAGGTAAATCATTAATACCATATGCGCATGACTACTTTGTGCAAGGTATTGTAATCTTTTTAATTATATTAGGATCTATCGGTTTTCCGGTATTATTGGAAGTAAAAGCTTATATACAAAATAGAGTTACGAATTTTAGATTTTCTTTATTTACTAAAATTACGACATCAACATATTTTTTCTTATTTATTATAGGCGTTTTAGCCATATTGTTATTTGAACATAACCATGCGTTTAAAGGTTTGAGTTGGCATCAATCATTATTCTATTCGTTATTTCAATCAGCGACAACGAGAAGCGCGGGTTTACAAACTATTGATGTAACAACGTTAAGTGACCCTACAAACATCATTATGGGGATTTTAATGTTTATTGGGTCTTCACCAAGTTCAGTTGGTGGTGGAATACGTACCACGACATTTGCGATTTTAATTTTATTTTTAATTAACTTTAGTAATAATGCTGATAAAACATCAATTAAAGCATTCAATAGAGAAGTACACATTATGGATATTCAACGTTCATTTGCTGTGTTTACTATGGCAACAATCTTAACATTCTTAGGTATGCTTATTATCTCAGCTACTGAAAATGGTAAGTTAACATTTTTACAAGTATTTTTTGAAGTCATGTCTGCATTTGGAACTTGTGGGCTTTCACTTGGTGTCACGAGTGATATCAGTGACGTTTCAAAGGTTGTTCTTATGGTATTAATGTTTATCGGACGTGTCGGATTGATATCATTCATTATAATGATTGCAGGACGAAGAGAACCAGATAAATTCCATTATCCAAAAGAGCGTATACAAATAGGATAATATAAAAGCAATTTAAGTTTAGTTAATGTTGATTTTAACTTGAACTTAGATTGCTTTTTTAGTTTGTATTTTTAACTTATTATATAAGACGATTAGTATTGAACATGGTAAACTAGTAACAATGAGAGGTGTAACGAGATGGAAATGAACGAGAATATTAATATAGAAATCTTAACTACGTCAGATATGCATAGTCATTTTTTAAATGGAGATTATGGTTCCAATATTTATAGAGCAGGTACTTATGTTAACCAAGTTAAATCACAAAACCATCGTGTAATTTTGTTAGATAGTGGAGGTAGTTTAGCTGGTTCTCTAGCAGCATATTACTATGCAATTGTTGCACCTTACAAACGTCACCCTATGATTAAGTTAATGAATCGAATGCATTATGATGCAAGTGGTGTAAGTCCAAGTGAATTTAAATTTGGATTATCATTTTTAACACGATCAATTGCACTAGCGCGCTTTCCGTGGTTATCAGCTAATATAGAATATAATGTTACTAAGGAACCTTATTTTTCAACACCATACTGTATTAAGAATTTCGGTGATTTAAAAATCGCAATCGTAGGCGTCACTGCTGATGGTCTAATGGAAAATGAGTATTCTGAAATGGAGCAAGATGTTACTATTGAAAAAACTTTATTAGCATCTAAACGTTGGATTAGATATATACATGAGGTTGAGGAGCCTGATTTTTTAATAGTTATTTATCATGGTGGGCTGAATAAAATTAGTAATAAAACAAAAAATAAAAAGGCAAATTCAAATGAAGCGGAAAAATTAATGGAAGAAATTGGTGTTATAGATTTAATGATAACGGCACATCAGCATCAAACAATTGTAGGTCAAGACCATGAAACGTATTACGTCCAAGCAGGACAAGATGCAAAAGAACTTGTACACCTTTCAATTAATTTTAAAAAGCGTACAACAACTTATGAAGTTGAGTGTATTGATTCTAAGGTAATAGACTTGAATGAGTATGAAGAAAATCAAGAATTGCTAGATTTAACATTTTATGATCGAAAAGCTGTGGCATTTTGGTCTCAAGAAGTGATAAATAATAATGAATTAAACTTAACAGTTAATGGTTTGCAAGATTTAGTTTGTCAAAATCATCCGTTTTCACAGTTGCTACATGATGCTATTAAACTTGCATTTAATAATGATATTACATGTGTTCATGTACCTATGAATGGTGAGAAAGGGTTACATGGTCAGATTAGAAATGAAGATTTATATCATGCGTATCCGTATCCTGACAAACCGATGGATATGACGGTGAATGGTCAAAATATTAAAGATATGTTGGAATATAGTTATTCTCATCTAGATTTTGTTGATGAACAATTAAGTTTAACAATCATTGATGAAACGTTATGTACAATGTGGCAGGGGTTTAACTATGCGATTGATATGAGCCGAGATCCGGGGCACCGTGTTGAATTAGAAAATATTAATTTAGAAAAGACTTATAGAATTACAATGACAGATTATTGTTTTAGAAATTACAAAAATTATTTGAAAGATGCAATCGTTCATGAGTCTTATGAGGATACAATGAGTACGTTGATTGCAGAAAAGTTAAAAGATCCAGATTATAGCATTAAATGTAAAGAGAACTTTATAGTTCGAAAATAGTGAACCGTTGCATCATAACAAAATAGACAAGATTAACTAAACTTAAAAACCTTTCTTAGAGAATTTCAGCTAAGAAAGGTTTTTAAGTTTTAGAATATGCATTATAGCTGATTGACAAGCATTTAAAATCTACTTTAAAAAATAAATAAAAAAGCTTAAATGGTTTATACCATTTAAGCATGTAACGGAAACGGAGGGATTCGAACCCTCGCGCCGCTTTCGCGACCTACACCCTTAGCAGGGGCGCCTCTTCAGCCAACTTGAGTACGTTTCCAATGGCTCCACAGGTAGGACTCGAACCTACGACCGATCGGTTAACAGCCGATAGCTCTACCACTGAGCTACTGTGGATTAATTTGTATGTGTTTGAATATCAAGCACAAATATTATTATAACAAGATTAAGTTAATTTGCAATAGATACCATAAAAAAATATGCAGAACATTTACACTATATTTATAAAACATTCCGCATATTTTAAAAATAAACAATTTATTTATCTTCGAATAGGGAATAACGTGTTAATGCTTCAAATACGTTTAATGTGGCTTTATTATAATCTATAGGTTGATCGGGATTTTTAGAAACCATACGAGATTGTTTATCTACCATATAGTAGTAAAAAATGGAATTGTTATATTGATGCCATAAACTGTGGTATGAAACATGAAGAATAATTGATTCGTTATTAATAAAAGTTACTTTACATTTACGATTTTTTAATTCTTTAATATTTTCTATATAATGCATATTTAGCCAAATGTTTTCGTGTTGTCTGTCAGAATGAGTTGGGAAAAAATAAGTTGGAAATAAGGGTGTTAGTAAAATAGGTGGTTTACTAGAAATGCCAGTAATGCGGTTTGTTTCTGCTTTCTTGCCAAGGTATGTATTACCATAAAATTTGCA harbors:
- a CDS encoding TrkH family potassium uptake protein, whose amino-acid sequence is MSIFSQFIKRSSPQQGIVLYYIVAIVVAFLLLNLPYVHKPGVEVNPIDTLFVAVSGISVTGLSPISIVDTYSTFGQLIILVILNIGGIGVMAIGTMLWVVLGKHIGIRERQLIMLDNNKNTMSGTVKLIIDIVKSIFVIELVGAMLLAFYFYRDNPDLKYAIMQGVFVSISATTNGGLDITGKSLIPYAHDYFVQGIVIFLIILGSIGFPVLLEVKAYIQNRVTNFRFSLFTKITTSTYFFLFIIGVLAILLFEHNHAFKGLSWHQSLFYSLFQSATTRSAGLQTIDVTTLSDPTNIIMGILMFIGSSPSSVGGGIRTTTFAILILFLINFSNNADKTSIKAFNREVHIMDIQRSFAVFTMATILTFLGMLIISATENGKLTFLQVFFEVMSAFGTCGLSLGVTSDISDVSKVVLMVLMFIGRVGLISFIIMIAGRREPDKFHYPKERIQIG
- a CDS encoding bifunctional metallophosphatase/5'-nucleotidase; this encodes MEMNENINIEILTTSDMHSHFLNGDYGSNIYRAGTYVNQVKSQNHRVILLDSGGSLAGSLAAYYYAIVAPYKRHPMIKLMNRMHYDASGVSPSEFKFGLSFLTRSIALARFPWLSANIEYNVTKEPYFSTPYCIKNFGDLKIAIVGVTADGLMENEYSEMEQDVTIEKTLLASKRWIRYIHEVEEPDFLIVIYHGGLNKISNKTKNKKANSNEAEKLMEEIGVIDLMITAHQHQTIVGQDHETYYVQAGQDAKELVHLSINFKKRTTTYEVECIDSKVIDLNEYEENQELLDLTFYDRKAVAFWSQEVINNNELNLTVNGLQDLVCQNHPFSQLLHDAIKLAFNNDITCVHVPMNGEKGLHGQIRNEDLYHAYPYPDKPMDMTVNGQNIKDMLEYSYSHLDFVDEQLSLTIIDETLCTMWQGFNYAIDMSRDPGHRVELENINLEKTYRITMTDYCFRNYKNYLKDAIVHESYEDTMSTLIAEKLKDPDYSIKCKENFIVRK
- a CDS encoding competence protein ComK; this translates as MYSQNIYVIRKGDMVIRPAFDDDDQRNGSEIIRFDKTRIQNPFKVQKIIERSCKFYGNTYLGKKAETNRITGISSKPPILLTPLFPTYFFPTHSDRQHENIWLNMHYIENIKELKNRKCKVTFINNESIILHVSYHSLWHQYNNSIFYYYMVDKQSRMVSKNPDQPIDYNKATLNVFEALTRYSLFEDK